Proteins from a genomic interval of Xylocopa sonorina isolate GNS202 chromosome 4, iyXylSono1_principal, whole genome shotgun sequence:
- the LOC143422826 gene encoding uncharacterized protein LOC143422826: MSESMYDMAYRGKITDLRTFLSENELLKTATDNNGRMLIHWAALGGHDDLVRYLLSLDVPVDPTDDTDMTPLILAASAGREKVVNTLINEGANVNAKTQQGHSALQYAASKNWKSICVALLEKDANVNIADNRGATPLHRAASKGNIAIVKLLIEYGRDLDIDSKDTDGNSALHLVCEENRVDEAKLLVKNGASVSLMNKQKKTPLDFASPGLVRQLKEIQEHL, from the exons ATGTCCGAATCGATGTATGACATGGCCTACCGTGGTAAAATCACGGATCTCAGGACTTTCTTAAGCGAGAACGAACTATTGAAAACTGCTACGGACAAC AACGGCCGAATGTTAATACATTGGGCAGCACTTGGAGGGCATGATGATTTAGTCAGATATTTACTGTCCCTCGATGTACCGGTTGATCCCACCGACGAC ACGGATATGACACCATTAATTTTGGCAGCATCTGCAGGTCGCGAGAAAGTAGTTAATACGTTAATTAACGAAGGAGCAAATGTTAATGCTAAAACACAACAAGGACATTCAGCATTACAGTACGCTGCGTCAAAGAACTGGAAATCAATTTGTGTCGCACTATTAGAAAAAGATGCTAATGTAAACATTGCAGACAATCGTGGTGCCACACCATTGCATAGAGCCGCTTCAAAAGGCAATATTGCAATTGTGAAGCTCCTCATTGAGTACGGACGTGATTTAGATATTG ATAGTAAAGACACTGACGGTAACAGTGCACTACACTTGGTATGCGAGGAAAACCGCGTCGATGAAGCTAAATTGTTGGTAAAAAATGGTGCTAGCGTGTCGTTAATGAACAAACAGAAGAAAACCCCTTTAGATTTTGCAAGTCCAGGATTAGTACGACAGCTCAAAGAAATCCAGGAACATTTATAG